From Brassica oleracea var. oleracea cultivar TO1000 chromosome C3, BOL, whole genome shotgun sequence, a single genomic window includes:
- the LOC106328909 gene encoding cell differentiation protein RCD1 homolog has translation MANLPPTLASPGASSSSNNRRLLTAEQLVLDICDPNLRENALLELSKRREIFQDLAPLLWHSFGTIAALTQEITSVYRLLTPPNMTSAQSNRVCNALALLQCVASHPETRMLFLNAQMPLYLYAFLNTSSKSKPFEYLRLTSLGVIGALVKVDDTEVIKFLLKTEIVPLCLRTMEMGSELSKTVATFIVQKVLLDDVGLEYMCTTAERFFALGRVLGNMVTSLAEGPSPRLLKHIIRCYLRLTDNQKACEALRNCLPDLLRDPSFSSCLCDDPSARQWLQQLIHNIRVGHPAPRGFEQMRV, from the exons ATGGCCAATCTTCCTCCTACACTCGCTTCCCCCGGAGCTTCTTCTTCCAGCAACAATCGCAGGCTTTTGACGGCGGAGCAGCTGGTGCTCGACATCTGCGATCCCAACCTCAGGGAGAATGCTCTCCTCGAGCTCTCCAAG AGGAGAGAAATCTTTCAAGATCTGGCTCCGCTTCTGTGGCATTCTTTTGGAACCATTGCTGCTCTTACACAG GAGATCACCTCAGTTTACCGTCTCTTGACTCCTCCGAATATGACTTCTGCTCAATCAAACAGGGTCTGCAATGCCCTTGCGCTTCTCCAG TGTGTTGCTTCTCATCCCGAAACGAGAATGTTGTTCCTTAACG CTCAGATGCCACTGTACCTGTACGCTTTCTTGAACACATCAAGCAAGTCAAAACCCTTTGAATACCTGAGGCTGACTAGCTTGGGAGTTATTGGCGCACTTGTCAAG GTTGATGATACAGAAGTAATCAAGTTCCTTCTTAAGACTGAAATTGTCCCATTGTGCCTCCGGACAATGGAAATGGGCAGCGAGTTATCGAAGACT GTTGCTACCTTCATTGTTCAGAAAGTTTTGCTGGACGATGTCGGGCTTGAGTACATGTGCACCACAGCGGAGAGGTTCTTTGCTCTGGGTCGAGTATTGGGGAATATGGTTACTTCACTTGCAGAAGGACCTTCTCCTAGACTGTTAAAGCACATCATACGCTGTTATCTCCGCTTGACAGACAACCAAAA GGCCTGCGAAGCACTCAGAAACTGCCTCCCAGATCTTCTAAGGGATCCCTCATTCAGCAGCTGTCTCTGT GATGATCCATCTGCAAGGCAATGGCTGCAGCAGCTGATCCACAACATTAGAGTTGGCCATCCAGCACCTCGAGGGTTCGAGCAAATGCGTGTGTGA
- the LOC106334348 gene encoding CLAVATA3/ESR (CLE)-related protein 40-like, whose protein sequence is MAAMRYKGGVLITIIFFSIVLSPCSLAHSSSTKSFFWLGEREDMKAMKKENEIGVVGSANEVEERQAGPGSDPLHHKRIPFTSP, encoded by the exons ATGGCGGCGATGAGATACAAAGGAGGCGTTCTCATCACAATCATCTTCTTCTCCATCGTTCTTTCTCCATGCTCACTTGCTCACTCTTCTTCTACAAAAT CGTTCTTTTGGCTAGGAGAAAGAGAAGATATGAAAGCCATGAAGAAG GAGAATGAGATTGGTGTTGTTGGATCAGCTAATGAAGTTGAAGAAAGACAA GCCGGCCCTGGATCTGACCCTCTTCATCATAAACGCATTCCATTTACTTCTCCGTAG
- the LOC106328616 gene encoding protein EMSY-LIKE 3-like gives MDYRPSDSSGTDDDLPPSHQSRYQRSGRPAGNGRPSVLNSAPLSRVHSDMETQIHLIEQEAYSSILRAFKAQSDAITWEKESLITELRKELRVSDEEHRELLSRVNADEMIRRIREWRKGNSVPQMVHDNAPSPAVSGSRKKQKTSQSMGPPSPALHPSMQPSSSALRRGGPPPPGPKTKKPKTFPATGIAGRPQGGALTNEPGEEGSYDPLIGKKVWTKWPEDNHFYEAVITNYNPIEGRHALVYDISTPNETWEWVNLKEISPGDIRWEGEDSGVSRKGGHPGQGRGSAKAMPRGGPTGRGRGNMKIQPHKAQNGIGKKALGDIEILHTDTLIKEIEKVFGSVNPNPAEVEKAKRVLRDHEQALVDAIAKLEEMSDGESGNI, from the exons ATGGATTACCGACCTTCTGATAGTAGTG GTACTGATGATGACCTACCTCCATCACATCAAAGTAGATATCAAAGAAGCGGGAGACCTGCTGGTAACGGCAGGCCTTCGGTTCTCAACTCTGCTCCTTTATCAAGAGTGCACAGTGACATGGAAACTCAAATTCATCTCATCGAGCAAGAAGCCTATAGCTCAATACTCCGTGCATTTAAAGCCCAGTCTGATGCTATCACTTGG GAGAAAGAAAGTTTGATCACTGAGCTCAGAAAAGAACTCCGGGTGTCTGATGAGGAACACAGAGAGCTCTTATCAAGGGTTAACGCTGATGAAATGATCAGGCGAATAAG GGAATGGAGAAAGGGTAACAGTGTTCCTCAGATGGTTCATGATAATGCTCCGAGTCCAGCTGTTTCAGGATCACGTAAGAAGCAAAAGACATCACAATCAATGGGCCCTCCATCTCCTGCTCTGCACCCATCAATGCAACCATCTTCTTCTGCACTAAGAAGGGGAGGTCCTCCTCCACCAGGTCCAAAGACCAAGAAGCCAAAGACT TTCCCAGCTACAGGCATTGCTGGGAGGCCCCAGGGAGGTGCATTGACCAATGAACCAGGTGAAGAAGGATCATATGACCCGTTGATTGGAAAGAAGGTATGGACAAAGTGGCCTGAGGACAACCATTTCTATGAAGCCGTTATTACCAACTACAACCCCATTGAG GGGCGGCATGCTTTAGTGTATGACATTAGCACTCCGAATGAAACTTGGGAATGGGTAAATCTTAAAGAG ATATCTCCGGGAGATATCAGATGGGAAGGTGAGGATTCTGGGGTTTCTCGTAAAGGAGGACATCCTGGGCAAGGCCGTGGAAGTGCAAAGGCCATGCCTCGTGGTGGTCCTACAGGCAGAGGTAGGGGAAACATGAAGATACAGCCGCACAAGGCACAGAATGGCATTGGGAAGAAAGCTTTAGGCGATATCGAAATACTCCACACTGATACACTAATAAAAGAG ATAGAAAAAGTTTTTGGATCAGTTAACCCCAACCCAGCAGAGGTAGAGAAAGCAAAGAGAGTGCTAAGA GATCATGAGCAAGCTCTTGTGGATGCAATTGCAAAGCTTGAAGAAATGTCAGACGGAGAAAGCGGTAATATTTGA